One window of the Natrinema sp. CBA1119 genome contains the following:
- a CDS encoding M24 family metallopeptidase has product MTGGNERSLERDRPSDPAASSATIDLARERRDHATTVLSDTLEQRDAIAFVHVGTDRDPGIQYICPTPAGGVTAVAYDGVEREWLVRSAADGAGGHPADRLAATLAERGLEGAVLAPPRVPHDAALYLEGEEFELASTDALERARATKTDGERERIATAQRAASAGIRRAASVLADATVIDGRLATAASADAGSEPELLTPDRLRIAIDEAVVGSGAFPDGNTAVNPDSSAGTDAESLRPGEPIVLETAPRGPAGYYGGLVRTLVVDADGGRERRVHVAVTQSFRSARSMLTAGPESVTAVEADLEAEVRSFGFGDGDAIETRVSGVGLEARERPIDGGDSLDAGTVARLDVAARVDDDWLRIADVLAVNAEGERPDWLAAPSQSLEPTALLE; this is encoded by the coding sequence GTGACCGGTGGGAACGAACGCAGTCTCGAGCGCGACCGACCATCCGACCCCGCCGCCTCGAGCGCGACCATCGACCTCGCCCGCGAGCGACGTGACCACGCGACAACCGTTCTCTCCGACACGCTCGAGCAGCGCGACGCGATCGCGTTCGTTCACGTCGGGACCGACCGCGATCCGGGGATTCAGTACATCTGTCCAACGCCAGCGGGCGGCGTCACCGCAGTCGCATATGACGGCGTCGAGCGCGAGTGGCTCGTCCGCTCGGCGGCCGACGGGGCCGGCGGTCATCCCGCCGATCGCCTCGCCGCGACGCTCGCCGAGCGCGGGCTCGAGGGCGCGGTTCTCGCGCCGCCGCGAGTCCCACACGACGCCGCGCTCTACCTCGAGGGAGAGGAGTTCGAACTGGCGTCGACCGACGCGCTCGAGCGGGCGCGAGCAACGAAAACGGACGGCGAGCGCGAACGGATCGCGACAGCTCAGCGGGCGGCGAGCGCCGGGATTCGGCGAGCGGCGTCGGTGCTGGCCGACGCGACGGTGATCGACGGTCGACTCGCGACCGCTGCGAGCGCCGATGCAGGGTCCGAGCCCGAGTTGTTGACGCCCGATCGGCTGCGGATCGCCATCGACGAGGCCGTCGTCGGTTCGGGCGCGTTTCCGGACGGCAACACCGCGGTCAATCCGGACTCGAGCGCTGGAACCGACGCGGAGTCGCTTCGGCCCGGCGAGCCGATCGTCCTCGAGACTGCACCGCGCGGGCCGGCCGGCTACTACGGCGGGCTGGTTCGGACGCTGGTCGTGGACGCCGACGGCGGCCGAGAGCGACGGGTTCACGTCGCCGTCACCCAGTCGTTTCGCTCGGCGCGGTCGATGCTGACCGCCGGTCCGGAGTCCGTCACCGCCGTCGAAGCCGACCTCGAGGCGGAGGTACGTTCGTTCGGGTTCGGCGACGGCGACGCGATCGAGACGCGGGTTTCGGGCGTCGGGCTCGAGGCTCGCGAGCGGCCGATCGACGGGGGCGACTCGCTGGATGCCGGGACCGTCGCGCGACTCGACGTGGCCGCACGCGTCGACGACGACTGGCTTCGGATCGCCGACGTGCTGGCCGTGAATGCCGAGGGTGAGCGACCCGACTGGCTCGCGGCCCCGTCGCAGTCGCTCGAGCCGACCGCGTTGCTCGAGTGA
- a CDS encoding PAS domain S-box protein: MQQHPQQRYEAICEASPDAIILVDHGGRITYANARVTDLFGYEPSELVGEPIEILVPESVREEHVAKRDAYIADPETRPMGAGLDLSGRRKDGSKIPIDISLSPIESAGRREYMVVVRDVRDRETLRAKYQTILQAVPDAVVVADAATGEIVEANERIAELLGDDPAEFVGRPQTALHPSEEADRYRALFEEYIANPRSDQPILHEFPDGSDIHVETAAGERIPVEINAHVFDLYDRRLVAGVFRDVTDRKEYERQLRALHAATRELVAADDREEIAALIADAAQTILGYEYNVVRLVEDDRLRPVAVTDGAETEMGERPAYPIEGPSPVSHSYGNGNALRYADVRDLEDGYDRGEACSAMYHPMGDHGVISIVDPAVGAFDRSDEELASVLSVNAEIALNRLAYERDLERQNERLDEFASVVAHDLRNPLNVAQALLETERADGGDCHADEIEAVLDRMAGIIDDVLTMVRSGYEVDDVESIQFGSIADDCWEHVATADATIRVESDGLFYADSSRIRNLFENLFRNAVEHGGADVTVSLALSADGFSVADDGPGIPPGKRDRVLEPGWTTGEDGTGLGLNIVREIAQAHGWSVDVTESESGGARFEFSGVRTVPYDDSFEST; this comes from the coding sequence ATGCAACAGCACCCGCAACAGCGATACGAAGCGATCTGTGAAGCCTCGCCCGACGCGATCATCCTCGTCGATCACGGCGGGCGGATCACCTACGCGAACGCACGCGTCACCGACTTATTCGGCTACGAACCGTCCGAACTCGTCGGCGAACCGATCGAGATCCTCGTTCCGGAGTCTGTCCGGGAGGAACACGTTGCCAAGCGCGATGCGTACATCGCCGACCCCGAAACCCGACCGATGGGCGCGGGTCTCGATCTCTCGGGCCGACGGAAGGACGGATCCAAGATCCCGATCGATATCAGTCTGAGCCCGATCGAGAGTGCCGGTCGACGCGAATACATGGTCGTCGTTCGAGACGTCCGCGACCGAGAGACGCTCCGTGCGAAGTACCAGACGATTCTCCAGGCGGTCCCGGACGCGGTCGTCGTCGCGGACGCGGCGACGGGCGAGATCGTCGAGGCGAACGAACGGATCGCGGAGCTGCTGGGCGACGACCCGGCCGAATTCGTAGGCCGGCCACAGACCGCCCTCCATCCGTCCGAGGAGGCCGACCGCTATCGGGCCCTCTTCGAGGAGTACATCGCCAATCCACGTTCCGACCAGCCGATTCTCCACGAGTTCCCGGACGGGTCGGACATTCACGTCGAGACCGCCGCCGGCGAGCGGATCCCGGTCGAGATCAACGCCCACGTCTTCGACCTGTACGACCGCCGATTGGTCGCTGGCGTTTTCCGCGACGTAACCGACCGGAAGGAGTACGAGCGACAGCTCCGAGCGCTTCACGCGGCGACGCGGGAGTTAGTCGCCGCGGACGATCGCGAGGAAATCGCCGCCCTCATCGCCGACGCCGCGCAGACGATCCTCGGATACGAGTACAACGTCGTCCGACTCGTCGAGGACGATCGACTGCGGCCGGTCGCCGTGACTGATGGGGCCGAGACGGAGATGGGCGAACGGCCGGCGTACCCGATCGAGGGCCCGTCGCCGGTCAGTCACTCCTACGGCAACGGCAACGCGCTCCGGTATGCCGATGTCCGTGACCTCGAGGACGGCTACGACCGCGGGGAGGCGTGCTCGGCGATGTACCACCCGATGGGCGATCACGGTGTGATCAGCATCGTCGATCCCGCGGTCGGGGCGTTCGATCGGTCGGACGAGGAACTCGCGTCGGTGTTGTCGGTCAACGCCGAAATCGCGCTCAATCGCCTAGCCTACGAGCGGGACCTCGAGCGACAGAACGAACGGTTGGACGAGTTCGCGAGCGTCGTGGCTCACGACCTCCGGAACCCCCTCAACGTCGCCCAGGCACTACTCGAGACCGAGCGAGCGGATGGCGGCGACTGCCACGCCGACGAGATTGAGGCCGTCCTCGATCGGATGGCCGGGATCATCGACGACGTGTTAACGATGGTCCGCAGCGGGTACGAGGTCGACGACGTCGAGTCGATCCAGTTCGGCTCGATCGCCGACGACTGCTGGGAGCACGTGGCGACCGCGGACGCGACGATTCGCGTCGAGTCCGACGGGCTCTTTTACGCCGACTCGAGTCGGATCCGCAACCTGTTCGAGAACCTCTTTCGGAACGCGGTCGAACACGGCGGCGCGGACGTCACCGTCTCGCTCGCGCTCTCGGCCGACGGGTTTTCGGTCGCCGACGACGGCCCCGGCATCCCGCCGGGCAAGCGCGACCGGGTGCTCGAACCGGGGTGGACGACGGGCGAGGACGGCACGGGACTGGGGCTGAACATCGTCCGCGAGATCGCGCAGGCTCACGGCTGGTCGGTCGACGTGACCGAGAGCGAGTCCGGCGGTGCGCGGTTCGAGTTTTCCGGGGTTCGTACCGTCCCGTACGACGACTCGTTCGAGTCGACGTAG
- a CDS encoding riboflavin synthase, with the protein MFTGIVEETGEIVARERTDDGLRLRIGADEVATGLEHGQSISVSGACLTVERFAEREWFEVFLATETVERTYLGELAEGETVNLERAMPADGRFDGHVVQGHVDAVATVTGVESVDEDWFFEFDLPEGYDRYVVEKGSITLDGISLTVADLDTENGRVTVAIIPTTYELTTLSEKAPGDPIHLEVDVLAKYVERLLEARFE; encoded by the coding sequence ATGTTCACGGGGATCGTCGAGGAGACCGGCGAGATCGTCGCTCGAGAGCGAACGGACGACGGCCTCCGACTCCGGATCGGGGCCGACGAGGTCGCGACGGGCCTCGAGCACGGCCAGAGTATCAGCGTCAGCGGCGCGTGTCTCACGGTCGAACGCTTCGCGGAGCGCGAGTGGTTCGAGGTCTTCCTGGCGACCGAGACCGTCGAGCGGACCTATCTGGGCGAGTTGGCCGAGGGAGAGACGGTCAACCTCGAGCGGGCGATGCCGGCCGACGGCCGGTTCGACGGCCACGTCGTGCAGGGCCACGTCGACGCGGTCGCGACCGTCACCGGCGTCGAGTCCGTCGACGAGGACTGGTTCTTCGAGTTCGACCTCCCCGAGGGGTACGACCGCTACGTCGTCGAGAAGGGATCGATCACGCTCGACGGCATCAGCCTGACCGTCGCCGACCTCGATACCGAGAACGGCCGGGTAACGGTCGCGATCATCCCGACGACTTACGAACTGACAACGCTCTCGGAGAAAGCACCCGGCGACCCGATCCACCTCGAGGTCGACGTGCTCGCGAAGTACGTCGAACGGCTGCTCGAGGCCCGCTTCGAGTAA
- a CDS encoding PrsW family intramembrane metalloprotease, which produces MERRRDPVERAEERTGDGSVDLYDVSTWEPRSIGDLVAYTLYNAVSYGFRALVLLIAIAITLVLLVSPAAVVLEDPFVALFFGLSIVPAGLLAAYIWYADITTSEPLWLLVVTFMLAVLFATFAALVNSYSQALLGISGVLFFYLIVGPIEETVKLLAVQVFAYRNDSFNAVIDGAVYGAVAGLGFAAIENALYISRVIGEANPETNIFVTASGIATVRALAGPGHVIYSAIAGYYLGLAKFNRDYAGPIVLKGLLVAAFVHGTYNVTVGIVPGIVTDLLPIGYGIAFVGYVVLYDLAIGYYLYRKIDRYRRTYQSVTSDRDGDSRPELTEFEPPQR; this is translated from the coding sequence ATGGAACGTAGGCGCGACCCGGTCGAACGGGCCGAGGAGCGGACCGGTGACGGGTCGGTCGACCTCTACGACGTCTCGACGTGGGAGCCGCGATCGATCGGCGACCTGGTGGCGTACACGCTCTACAACGCCGTGAGCTACGGATTCCGTGCGCTCGTCTTGCTGATCGCGATCGCGATCACCCTCGTCTTACTCGTCTCGCCGGCCGCGGTCGTCCTCGAGGATCCGTTCGTCGCCCTCTTCTTCGGACTCTCGATCGTCCCCGCGGGGTTGCTCGCGGCGTACATCTGGTACGCGGACATCACGACGAGCGAACCGCTCTGGTTGCTCGTCGTAACCTTCATGCTCGCGGTCCTGTTCGCGACGTTCGCGGCGCTCGTCAACTCGTACAGTCAGGCACTGCTCGGGATCAGTGGAGTTCTCTTTTTCTACCTGATCGTCGGCCCGATCGAGGAGACAGTAAAGCTACTCGCCGTTCAGGTGTTCGCCTACCGGAACGACAGTTTCAACGCCGTCATCGACGGCGCAGTGTACGGTGCCGTCGCCGGGTTAGGGTTCGCTGCCATCGAAAACGCGCTCTACATCAGCCGCGTCATCGGCGAGGCGAACCCCGAGACCAACATTTTCGTCACCGCAAGCGGGATCGCGACGGTCCGTGCGCTGGCCGGACCGGGCCACGTCATTTACTCGGCGATCGCGGGCTACTACCTCGGACTGGCGAAGTTCAACCGCGACTACGCCGGTCCGATCGTCCTCAAGGGGCTGCTCGTCGCCGCGTTCGTCCACGGGACGTATAACGTCACAGTCGGGATCGTTCCGGGGATCGTCACCGACCTCCTCCCCATCGGCTACGGAATCGCGTTCGTCGGCTACGTCGTTCTCTACGACCTCGCGATCGGCTACTACCTCTATCGCAAGATCGATCGCTATCGCCGGACCTACCAGTCCGTCACGAGCGATCGCGATGGCGACTCGCGACCGGAACTGACCGAGTTCGAGCCGCCCCAGCGCTGA
- a CDS encoding DUF402 domain-containing protein → MTTARVRGIYTTAITRLLSETGREVVQASEPIRDRFERSFDAAPADVSIETTRDRQGVEISGTPDAVETVAGELEGLAIDTFRWADDASRGAVFDADVLEAGGGSGAVVDLGDGRRGFLKYDDADGYVDAGNRYRVQVHEPAPPWDDDRPLVRPTLEIQGGLCTLSRDRTGVSAALRGERAEELVGMTDLLSVEVPEGWGVRWQHAAADADLEAMGTALEDAANRARALEAALADAPDEPGETGLLAAPRRTEWCWFGREARFALDGVRRRVETTMPGHHRTKAADRAASAAVDFAEAVCESTGTGDGGADATGEFPFAAVARQFGPTAGDRLEIGHGKPDGRLISLGRGEVTEWDPEGKVTLERSMSGGGSYDALGVSKESGDVAVTKFREGRWWYPTTYRAADGTSKGTYVNVCTPVELFPDTVRYVDLYVDVIRQRDGTVEIVDADELADAVSDGLVSDELAENAMDVAEAVERALSK, encoded by the coding sequence ATGACGACGGCTCGAGTCCGCGGCATCTACACGACGGCGATCACCCGGTTGCTGAGCGAGACCGGCCGCGAGGTCGTGCAGGCCTCCGAACCGATTCGGGACCGATTCGAGCGATCGTTCGACGCCGCGCCGGCCGACGTCTCGATCGAGACGACCCGGGATCGACAGGGCGTCGAGATTTCGGGTACGCCGGACGCGGTCGAGACGGTCGCGGGCGAACTCGAGGGGCTCGCGATCGATACGTTCCGCTGGGCGGACGACGCGTCCCGCGGCGCGGTCTTCGACGCGGACGTGCTCGAGGCGGGCGGCGGCAGCGGCGCGGTCGTCGACCTCGGTGACGGTCGGCGCGGCTTTCTGAAATACGACGACGCCGACGGCTACGTCGACGCCGGAAACCGGTATCGGGTACAGGTCCACGAGCCCGCGCCGCCGTGGGACGACGACCGGCCCCTCGTACGGCCGACGCTCGAGATTCAGGGCGGGCTCTGTACCCTCTCGCGGGACCGAACCGGTGTCTCGGCGGCGCTCCGCGGCGAGCGAGCGGAGGAACTCGTCGGCATGACCGACCTCCTCTCGGTCGAGGTACCCGAGGGATGGGGCGTCCGCTGGCAACACGCGGCCGCAGACGCCGACCTCGAGGCGATGGGAACCGCGCTCGAGGACGCCGCGAATCGGGCGCGGGCGCTCGAGGCTGCGCTGGCCGATGCACCGGACGAACCCGGCGAGACGGGACTGCTGGCCGCGCCCCGCCGGACCGAGTGGTGCTGGTTCGGTCGCGAGGCCCGGTTCGCGCTGGACGGCGTGCGGCGTCGGGTGGAGACCACGATGCCGGGCCACCATCGAACGAAGGCGGCCGATCGGGCCGCGAGCGCGGCGGTCGACTTCGCGGAGGCCGTCTGCGAGTCGACCGGAACCGGTGACGGCGGTGCTGACGCAACCGGCGAGTTTCCCTTCGCGGCGGTCGCTCGGCAGTTCGGCCCGACGGCGGGCGACCGCCTCGAGATCGGTCACGGCAAACCCGACGGCCGACTCATCTCGCTCGGTCGCGGCGAGGTGACCGAGTGGGACCCCGAGGGGAAGGTGACCCTCGAGCGCTCTATGAGCGGCGGCGGGAGCTACGACGCGCTCGGCGTCTCCAAGGAGTCGGGCGACGTCGCCGTGACGAAGTTCCGCGAGGGCCGGTGGTGGTATCCGACGACGTACAGGGCCGCCGACGGCACGTCGAAGGGGACCTACGTCAACGTCTGCACGCCCGTCGAGCTCTTTCCGGATACCGTACGGTACGTCGACCTCTACGTCGACGTCATCCGGCAGCGCGACGGGACGGTCGAGATCGTGGACGCTGACGAACTCGCCGACGCCGTTTCCGACGGACTCGTCTCCGACGAACTGGCCGAGAATGCGATGGACGTGGCGGAAGCCGTCGAGCGCGCGCTTTCGAAATAA